One Corallococcus exiguus DNA segment encodes these proteins:
- a CDS encoding energy transducer TonB encodes MLILSVLGLLSGCSHYGLPPPNANHGHLTMAMDAYLRHKASYPYLLDAENFGVPVLRMAQTDAPSLELDAAQAALVHEEVVRTLKGKPTEGEVLRALGDLRAACDAGHEPACTYLEEEFQEPKRSEHPLRYPDVKKLPGGVEFAVVIVQCHISADGRMRGCDVIEDGAGEFSRSFIEQLGAHPFQPATLAGHRFASEYLFAVTCSRGGNYKYKLPLEQKMGWARLRVSRFPESPAAWINLAMQLALHEPQAPEYPEVIERAYALAPRARWVATEHSWRQVQAGQYAAALSAIRPALHDSEQREHPNPYVLETAAAAHFGLYRCAEALAAQRQAVDELPSEWPSPERERFKHRLQEYEATCGAAPAVSAR; translated from the coding sequence TTGCTCATTCTTTCAGTGCTGGGGCTGTTGTCCGGATGCAGCCACTACGGCCTTCCTCCTCCCAACGCGAACCATGGTCACCTGACCATGGCGATGGACGCCTACCTGAGGCACAAGGCCTCCTATCCGTATCTCCTGGATGCGGAGAACTTCGGGGTGCCCGTCCTCCGCATGGCGCAGACCGATGCTCCCTCCCTGGAGCTGGATGCCGCACAGGCGGCCCTCGTCCACGAAGAGGTCGTCCGGACCTTGAAGGGCAAGCCCACGGAGGGCGAGGTCCTCCGGGCGCTGGGGGACCTGCGGGCCGCGTGTGACGCGGGCCATGAGCCGGCATGCACGTACCTGGAGGAGGAGTTCCAGGAGCCCAAGCGCAGCGAGCACCCGTTGAGGTATCCGGATGTGAAGAAGCTCCCGGGGGGCGTCGAGTTCGCGGTGGTCATCGTCCAATGCCACATCTCCGCGGACGGGCGGATGCGGGGCTGCGATGTCATCGAGGACGGGGCGGGGGAGTTCTCACGGAGCTTCATCGAGCAACTGGGCGCGCACCCCTTCCAGCCCGCGACGCTCGCCGGCCACCGGTTCGCCTCGGAGTACCTGTTCGCCGTCACGTGCAGCAGGGGAGGGAATTACAAATACAAGCTGCCCCTGGAGCAGAAGATGGGATGGGCCCGGCTGAGGGTGTCCCGCTTCCCGGAGAGCCCGGCGGCCTGGATCAACCTGGCCATGCAACTCGCCCTGCACGAACCCCAGGCTCCGGAGTATCCGGAGGTCATCGAACGGGCATACGCGCTGGCGCCCCGGGCCCGGTGGGTCGCCACGGAACATTCATGGCGGCAGGTCCAGGCGGGGCAGTACGCCGCTGCCCTTTCGGCCATCCGCCCCGCGCTGCATGACTCCGAGCAGCGGGAACACCCCAATCCCTACGTGCTGGAAACCGCCGCCGCAGCGCACTTCGGGCTTTATCGGTGTGCCGAGGCACTGGCCGCGCAACGGCAGGCCGTGGACGAGCTGCCCAGCGAGTGGCCCTCCCCTGAACGTGAGCGTTTCAAGCACAGGCTCCAGGAGTACGAAGCCACGTGCGGTGCGGCCCCGGCCGTTAGCGCAAGATGA
- a CDS encoding macro domain-containing protein: protein MLPEKIYLIDRSPQLVRAWTEAFEPFDFVAAREEDFFAIPTDAMVSPANSFGIMDGGLDLAIRDTLGLQVQEAVQRAILAEHHGELPVGAAVVVPSGDTRWPFLVAAPTMRIPESIAQTVHAYLAFRAVLLAVKRHNQSAGAQAIRTLVCPGLGTGIGGMDVRRCAVQMRMALMHVLDPARIPSFRDIHLVHRAMRSV, encoded by the coding sequence ATGCTCCCCGAGAAGATCTACCTCATCGACCGCTCACCGCAGTTGGTGCGGGCCTGGACGGAAGCCTTTGAACCGTTCGACTTCGTCGCCGCGCGGGAGGAGGACTTCTTCGCCATTCCGACGGACGCCATGGTCAGTCCAGCCAACAGCTTCGGCATCATGGACGGCGGACTGGACCTGGCGATCCGCGACACCTTGGGCCTCCAGGTCCAGGAGGCCGTGCAGCGCGCCATCCTGGCGGAGCACCACGGCGAGCTTCCCGTCGGCGCCGCGGTGGTCGTCCCCTCCGGAGATACGCGCTGGCCGTTTCTCGTGGCCGCGCCGACCATGCGCATCCCGGAGAGCATCGCGCAGACGGTTCACGCCTATCTCGCGTTCCGCGCCGTCCTGCTCGCCGTGAAGCGCCACAACCAGTCCGCGGGCGCTCAGGCCATTCGCACCCTGGTCTGCCCGGGGCTCGGCACCGGCATCGGCGGGATGGATGTCCGGCGTTGCGCCGTCCAGATGCGGATGGCGTTGATGCACGTCCTCGACCCCGCGCGCATCCCGTCCTTCCGGGACATCCACCTCGTGCACCGCGCGATGCGCTCCGTCTAG
- a CDS encoding alpha/beta hydrolase family protein, with translation MSLHTSRFVLARAPVLGVHQGSRQEALRRGVVLFFHGLGGGKEVHERELRLFADQGLFAVGVDAVGHGERRFPDFDARFADGNPRWLEEFLDVVESTANEVPALIDALIGEHGADPARLGIGGVSLGGYITYAALVREQRLRAAVPFLGSPEWGLPRPASPHHHPQRFFPTALFSQTGGKDDVVPPGPAKALHVQLTPLYAEAPERLRHREFPESGHMMREADWQEATRDAADWLSRFILR, from the coding sequence ATGAGTCTCCACACGTCGCGCTTCGTCCTGGCCCGGGCTCCCGTGCTGGGCGTCCACCAGGGGTCGAGGCAGGAAGCGCTCCGCCGGGGCGTGGTCCTCTTCTTCCACGGACTGGGCGGGGGCAAGGAGGTCCACGAGCGCGAGCTGCGACTCTTCGCGGACCAGGGACTCTTCGCGGTGGGGGTGGACGCCGTGGGACACGGCGAGCGCCGCTTCCCGGACTTCGACGCGCGCTTCGCCGATGGGAATCCCCGCTGGCTGGAGGAGTTCCTCGACGTGGTCGAGTCCACCGCGAACGAGGTGCCCGCCCTGATCGATGCGCTGATAGGGGAACACGGCGCCGACCCGGCTCGCCTGGGAATCGGCGGTGTCTCCCTGGGCGGATACATCACCTACGCGGCGCTCGTGCGGGAGCAGCGGCTGCGCGCCGCCGTGCCGTTCCTCGGATCACCAGAGTGGGGCCTGCCCAGGCCAGCCAGCCCGCACCACCACCCGCAGCGCTTCTTCCCCACGGCCCTCTTCAGCCAGACCGGAGGGAAGGACGACGTGGTGCCTCCCGGTCCCGCGAAGGCGCTCCACGTGCAGCTGACGCCCCTCTACGCCGAGGCACCGGAGCGGCTGCGCCACCGCGAGTTCCCGGAGTCCGGCCACATGATGCGAGAAGCGGACTGGCAGGAGGCGACCCGCGACGCGGCGGACTGGCTGTCACGCTTCATCTTGCGCTAA
- a CDS encoding chymotrypsin family serine protease — translation MPTTLNRKPAPPEETHIQVTPGLSISGATIADKGTLGAFVQIGGVNCLLTNHHVAFSDEAEQQKELQQRMPMRATLYERPLPAWWTKATTNKLLPIFHPKYGGGGNRLARVIAYATPMLANKALDVAICPLEDNVNFSFYARGNPPYLIGPAVAPRLGMIVKKSGAVTGVTYGRVHHLDDRMLIIQAIQSPVTNDKGVQFVIMPFAGGAVADHGDSGSVWVDAETNEAVGLLYAGKYDLETRDNYSLATRMDVLEREFKFTFTRN, via the coding sequence ATGCCAACGACGCTCAACAGGAAGCCCGCGCCGCCTGAAGAGACTCACATCCAGGTGACGCCCGGGCTGTCCATCAGTGGTGCGACCATCGCGGACAAAGGGACCCTGGGTGCGTTCGTCCAGATTGGAGGCGTCAATTGCCTTCTGACGAACCACCACGTCGCGTTTTCCGATGAGGCCGAGCAACAGAAGGAGCTCCAGCAGCGGATGCCCATGCGAGCAACCTTGTACGAAAGGCCGCTGCCGGCCTGGTGGACCAAGGCCACGACCAACAAGTTGCTCCCCATCTTCCACCCCAAGTACGGCGGGGGTGGAAATCGCTTGGCGCGTGTCATCGCCTATGCGACGCCGATGCTTGCCAACAAGGCGCTGGATGTCGCCATCTGCCCCTTGGAAGACAACGTCAACTTCAGCTTCTACGCCCGAGGGAATCCGCCGTATCTCATTGGGCCAGCAGTGGCCCCACGCCTGGGCATGATCGTGAAGAAGTCAGGGGCGGTGACCGGAGTCACCTACGGGCGGGTTCATCATCTCGACGACAGAATGCTGATCATCCAGGCAATCCAGTCCCCTGTCACCAATGACAAGGGCGTGCAGTTCGTCATCATGCCCTTCGCAGGCGGCGCCGTCGCCGACCATGGCGACTCGGGGTCCGTCTGGGTCGATGCCGAGACGAATGAGGCGGTTGGGCTGCTTTACGCCGGAAAGTACGACCTGGAGACCCGGGACAACTACTCGCTCGCCACGCGAATGGACGTTCTTGAGAGGGAATTCAAGTTCACGTTCACGAGGAACTGA
- a CDS encoding S8 family serine peptidase — protein sequence MALAAPGENVLSTYNSGTTVPGSDTYDYSSGTSMAAPHVAGVAALMLSANPSLRVDAVTSLLRSTARPFPANCMGCGVGIVDATAAVNAAISYGAANPLAQSSFFVQQLYYDVLKRKPDTSGWNYHLGLLNACNGDPTCVASTRATIALDMLRSPESQSMYPELNPSSPNYDDAFLNHVYWKFLQRTRDPDGVLFWYRYLLDTGDYRGVVNGLITSSEYRQRFGP from the coding sequence GTGGCGCTCGCGGCGCCCGGGGAGAATGTCCTCTCGACGTACAACTCGGGCACCACCGTCCCGGGGAGCGACACGTATGACTACAGCTCCGGCACCTCCATGGCCGCGCCGCACGTGGCGGGCGTGGCAGCGCTGATGTTGTCGGCCAACCCATCCTTGCGAGTCGACGCGGTGACCTCGCTGCTGCGCTCCACGGCCAGGCCCTTCCCGGCGAACTGTATGGGATGCGGCGTTGGAATCGTCGACGCGACCGCCGCCGTGAATGCCGCAATCAGCTACGGAGCGGCCAACCCCCTCGCCCAATCGAGCTTCTTCGTGCAGCAGCTCTACTACGACGTGCTCAAGCGCAAGCCAGACACCTCCGGGTGGAACTACCACCTGGGTCTGCTGAACGCGTGCAATGGCGACCCGACGTGCGTGGCCTCCACCCGGGCCACCATCGCGCTCGACATGCTCCGGTCGCCGGAGAGCCAGTCGATGTACCCCGAGCTCAACCCGTCATCGCCCAACTACGACGACGCCTTCCTCAACCACGTCTATTGGAAGTTCCTCCAACGCACCCGCGACCCCGACGGCGTCCTCTTCTGGTACCGGTACCTGCTCGATACGGGGGATTACAGGGGCGTCGTCAACGGCCTCATCACGTCCTCGGAGTACCGGCAGCGCTTCGGCCCGTAG
- a CDS encoding sugar phosphate isomerase/epimerase family protein, with protein MLLAFVGCAEPRRSEPPEAPLGAFNFTLESRPVAAQVELLDSLGYSGVTLFWPGREAFDSYARQPAVEAGRVRLPAVLFGLPFDTAWDREELNGILAALAPRRTALWLILIGPPGAKTAMVASVRDVVDLATAHGVDVVLYPHDGEAIENVEESLALMAAVDRPRLKTSLHLCHELRAGNRDRLAEIITTAAPQLALVSIHGAAREFDPNASTWSDVIQPLDRGSLDVGTKYLLPLRRAGYDGPVMLHTFGIEDPPEEHLRRSMLKWRELSRLAGPG; from the coding sequence ATGCTCCTGGCATTCGTGGGCTGTGCTGAACCACGGCGCTCCGAGCCACCCGAGGCTCCGCTCGGTGCGTTCAATTTCACGCTGGAGTCGCGGCCGGTCGCCGCGCAGGTGGAGCTGCTCGACTCGCTCGGATACTCCGGGGTGACGCTGTTCTGGCCGGGCCGCGAGGCCTTTGACAGCTACGCCCGCCAGCCCGCGGTGGAGGCGGGGCGGGTGCGGCTTCCCGCCGTCCTCTTCGGCCTGCCCTTCGACACGGCCTGGGACCGCGAGGAGCTGAACGGGATTCTGGCGGCGCTCGCGCCCAGGCGGACCGCGCTGTGGCTCATCCTGATCGGTCCTCCTGGCGCGAAGACGGCCATGGTCGCCTCGGTTCGTGACGTGGTGGACCTGGCCACCGCGCATGGCGTGGACGTCGTCCTGTACCCGCACGACGGCGAGGCCATCGAGAACGTCGAGGAGTCGCTCGCGCTGATGGCCGCGGTCGACCGTCCCCGCTTGAAGACCTCGCTCCACCTCTGCCACGAGCTCAGGGCGGGCAACCGCGACCGGCTGGCGGAGATCATCACCACCGCCGCCCCCCAGCTCGCCCTCGTGAGCATCCACGGCGCCGCGCGCGAGTTCGACCCGAACGCCTCCACCTGGTCCGACGTCATCCAACCGCTGGACCGGGGCAGCCTCGACGTGGGGACCAAATACCTGCTCCCCTTGCGCCGGGCCGGCTACGACGGCCCCGTGATGCTCCACACCTTCGGCATCGAGGACCCACCGGAGGAACACCTCCGCCGCTCGATGCTGAAGTGGCGTGAGCTGTCGCGCCTGGCGGGGCCTGGCTGA
- a CDS encoding RidA family protein: MTSAKHQPIVAPGLPKPAGPYSPGMQLDRLLFISGQAARDPSTGVQADGIEAQTEQVLRNLERILVAGGSSLQHVLRCGVFLVDMQEFARMNAVYERVFAGHRPARTTVQVSALPDAGLRVEIDCIAYVP; the protein is encoded by the coding sequence ATGACGTCAGCGAAGCATCAGCCCATCGTCGCGCCTGGACTGCCCAAGCCCGCGGGCCCGTACTCTCCCGGCATGCAGTTGGACCGGCTGCTCTTCATCTCCGGCCAGGCGGCCAGGGACCCTTCCACCGGAGTGCAGGCCGACGGAATCGAAGCGCAGACGGAGCAGGTGCTGCGCAACCTGGAGCGCATCCTCGTGGCCGGCGGCTCCAGCCTCCAGCACGTCCTGCGCTGCGGCGTCTTCCTGGTGGACATGCAGGAGTTCGCCCGGATGAACGCCGTCTACGAGCGCGTCTTCGCCGGTCACCGGCCCGCGCGCACCACCGTGCAGGTCTCCGCGCTTCCGGACGCGGGCCTGCGCGTGGAGATTGATTGCATCGCCTACGTGCCTTGA